In Streptomyces sp. 71268, the DNA window ACCAGTTCCTGCCCGACCCCGAACATGAACAGCACCAGGCCGAGTTGGGCCAGTGCGTCCAGGCCGGTCACCACGTCGGGCGGGAAGAGCCAGTCCGAGACCCCGGGGCCAAGCTCGCCGAGGACCGAGGGGCCAAGGGCCAGGCCCGCGCAGATCTCGCCCATGACCCGCGGTTGGCCGATGCGGGCCGCGAGCGCCCCCGCGCCGAGCGCGACCGCGAGGACGCCCGACGCGGCGAGCAGCAGGGTGGCGGTGGAACTCTTCGCGCTGTGCCCGGCCGCCGCCGCGCCCGAACCTCCGGGCGCGGCGACGAGCGCGATGACACACCCCACGACGGGGAGCGCGACGAGTGCGACGTAGCCCAGCACGCGCTGGCGCCTGCCGACCCGGCGGCCCCCGTCGGGGTCGGCGTCGGTGGTCTTGCTGGCCTCGGCCAGGCTCATGCGGCCACGCCCGCACCACCCAGGTCGAGCATGCCGGCGTGCAGCAGACGACGGACGAAGCGCTGGCCCGCGTTGTCCAGCGAACCGATGAGTTCCTGCCACCCGACGGGGCCGTTGTTGAGCCGCTTGGCGATCTCGGCCGCGCCGTCCCAGGTGTCGATGCCGCGCACCTGCGGGCCGTCGGGGTCGTCCTGGAAGAAGAAGCGGTGGCACGGCAGCGTCCTGCCGAGGGAGGACGGGGTGATGTCCGCGTAGCGGACCGGGTCGCTCCAGTACTTCGCGGCGGCCTTCTGCTCCTCCTCGCTCATCAGCTCGGGGATCGGGGGGACGGCCGCCTTGAACCCGGGCACGTCGAGCCCGAGCCCGGAGGTGACCGTGACTCCGGCGGCCAGTTTGACCGTGGCGCCCGGGCCCAGGTTGAGCGAGTTGGCCTCGGCGTAGGCGGTCATGAACGGGCCGTCGATGTCGAGACCCTCCACTCCCTCGCCGTCCGAGAGCACCTGGAGCAGGTCCGGCGTGAAGGCCGTGTTGAGCAGGGCGTGGAAGGTCTGGTCGGTGGTGAGGCCGAGCGAACCCGCCTTGCCGCGGCTGTTCCAGTAGACGCTGTCGGGGTTGTCGCTGCCGATGGCGTAGTACCACTGGTCGATGGAGAGCGCGAAGGTGGCGGCCATGCCGTGCCACTCGGAGTCGTAGTCCCGCCACATGCCGCGCACGTCCTGTTCCGGTACGTCCCCGCTCGCCGTCTGGCCGAGCAGCGTGGCGGTCGCAACGGCCTGGTTGGTGGCGAAGGCCACGCCGGAGGAGAAGAGCGGGTCGACGAAGTAGGAGGCGTCGCCGAGCAGCACCCAGCGCTCGTCGAGGTTGGCGAACCTGTCGTTGATCATCGAGTAGTTGGTGGCCGTGAGCATCCGGTCGGGATCGACCGCGCGCACGTCCTGGATCAGCTCCCGCAGCTTGGGCACCTCCTTGACGGTGCGCAGGAACAGCTCGGGGTCGGTGAAGTCGCAGTCGGGACGCTTCAGGATGGCCGGATCGGTGACGATGCCGATGGAGTGCGTCACGACGCGCTCGCCGTCGATGATCTTCGGGACGGGGATGTACCAGGCCCACCCGTCACGGAAGGCGAAGCACCCGATGGGAGAGATGTCCTTGTCCCGGAAGATGTTCCAGTCCCCCGGCAACGACTGGGTCGTCTTCCCGCCCAGGTAGTGCTGCCAGATGGCGATGTTGCGGTAACCCGACAGCCAGTCCCGCTTCTTGTTGGTGACGATGCTGTTCCGGCGCCCCGAGGCGTCCACGAACCAGCCGGCACGCACCGTGCGGCCGTCCTTGAGCGTCACCTCGCGACCGGTGCCGTCGGGCAGTAAGTCGCATTTGGTCACGGAGGCGCCCTCGAAGACCTCGGCGCCGACGTCCGCCGCGTGGTCCAGCAGGATCTTGTCGAACTCCGAGCGGTTGACGTGCATGGCCCAGCGGTGGACGCCGTCCCGGACGGTGTTGACGTGGTCGAAGTAGGCCACGTGCGGGTCCTCACCGCGCCACTGGAAGATCCCGCCGAACTTCTTCACCCAACAATCGCTGGCGAGCACCTTGTTGAGTGCCCCGCTCTCCTCCAACACCGGTATGAGGGGGTGCGCGAAGGACTCCCCGATGTGCTCCCGGGGGAAGTGCTCCTTCTCCAGTACGGCGACGCTCAGTCCCCCCTGCTTCATGAGGAGCGCCGCGAGGGTCGAGCCGCCAGGCCCGCCACCCATGATGACCACGTCGTAATAGGGCTTCATTCGGTCATGCCTCTCTTACGGTTCTCACATGCTCGTACGGGATACCGGCCGTGCGCGCCGCGCGCGCCGGGCCCCCGCCGACGGCGGCAGGCCGCGCGGCGGGTGGTCTGCCAACGGGCCGGGCGGTGCCCGACCCGGGCCGGGCGCGCCGACTCCCGTGGCGCGCCACGGCCAGGTCGCTCCGAGGCGGGACGGAGCGGTCCGCCGCGCTCGCGGCGGGTGGGGCCGGCACGGCGGAGCCAACGGGTCACGTGGACGCACCCGTTGGTGGCCGCACGGCCGGCAGCCGGCGCCGCGGACACGCGGCGCGCCCGACCGGCTGGTGTCCCGGGCCGGGGTGGCGGTCGGCCACGGGACGTCGTACGGGATGGCGATGATGACCCCCTTGGTCTCGATCGGTCGCGCTTGGTCTCGGTCGGTCTCGTTCTCTCTCAGCCGCGCGTCCGGGGTGGCGCGTGGTGGGTCACGCCGAGGGAGCGGGCGACCGCCCTTCCCGTGTGCCGGGGGGCGAGCCCTGGAGAGCGGGGCGGGGCGGCCGAAGGAGTCGGCCCGGGTGGGACGGCTGGAACGGCCGGGGCCCCGCCGTCGGCCACGGGCCCGGAGACGTGATCACTCCGGTGTGCACGGCCCGGAGGGTTGCGTGGCGGAAGCGGGAGCAGGACGGCTGACGGTTTCGGGAGCGTGGCCGGAAGGAGGGTGGGGCTGTGGTGCGGTCTCAACGGGGGCCGTGGTCAACGGGGTTGGCGTCGCGGTCGGGTCGGCCAGGGCGGGAGTCACGACGAGCGTCCACCGGTACGGCGACGCGCGGCCGGCACCGGGTGGGGTCGGAGGGACGACAACGGGTCCGCCACGGCGAGCCGGCGCGGCTCCCGCCGGCGCGGCAGAGCCCGACGGGACTCACGGACGCGCCGGGCGAGCGTTCCCACTCGACCGTTAGCAGTCGAGCGTCGAGCCCCTAGGGCTGGGTGCCAACGATGTCAGCGAAGCGACAGACGGCGCGACCGCCGCCGGGATCACGATCGGGGCGTGCAGCGAGGGTGGCCGTGGGGCTCGTGGGACATCCCTTCTCGATTGACTGGCGCATAACTTTATGCTCAGCAAATGGGTACCACACTTTTCCGCGCTGCGGGAGGACCATTCGTCAATTCACCGCCCCATCACGTCGATTCGATCGAGTTCCGACGAGCCCCAGTGAACGCAATGCTACTGCGCCCGGGTCGCGGTGTGTGCTGCAGCTTCTTGCCACTGTCGGGGAGCGGAATTCCCGCCCCCATATTCGGCACCTAGGTGACACATCCCGGCCACGACTCAACCAGGCCAACAGGAACGGAGCATTCAGCTCCCACCGCGCGAGTTCGGCCACGCCCGGAGAGCGCGGCCCGTCGCCACACCGGCGGGAAGTGATCGGCCACCTCGCTGCCCCCGGGCCCTCTCGACAGCACGTACTCCGCGATTCCGCAACCCCGCACATAAAGCGGAATCCTCCGCCTTCCCTGTGGTTTGGCGATGGCGAGCAGAATTCCCCTTTCCGGGAAGAAAAACCTGCGCGACGATGACCGGTTCGGGTAGTACCCCACGGACCGACGCGTTCCGGCGCCGGTCCGGTGCGGCCTGGTCTGGTCGGGACTCACCGACATCGCCAACCACCGGGCGCCGGTGACGTGGTGGTGGGCACACCACCGCGAGCCGCGCTTGCGGCCTGCGCGAACGCCGAGGCACCGAGGGGCGCGGCGCGCGAGTGGCGCGTACGGGCCGGTAGGGCGTACGGACGGGTGCCGGCGACGGAGGGCGCGGCCCATGGATGGCGGGGGGTTGATCCGTGCGGGGGGGCGGTCAGGCGAGGGCCGGGGGCTTCCCCTGGCCGGCCCCCACGGAAGCGGTGGAATGTCTTCCGGTGGGCGGGGCGAGGACGGTCGTGCGGGTTCAGCAACGCATGCCGTAAAGCCTTTTGGGAGCGGGCGAAATCCACGTCGTTACGCGCGACGGAAGGTGACGGCCATTCCGCTAGCCGTCGAGGACGGTTCCGTACGCCCTTCGGTAAGCGCACCCGATGCGACCAGCGGGCGAGGGGTTAGCCGTATTCCCCTTACGGTGCGCGGGCGACAGGGGCACGGTTTTCGGTACGCTCGCTCACCGCGAAGGTACTGGCGAATCGGACCACGCACAGAGCGGCGCACGGCCAACGGCTGGCGTTGACGCACTCCGGCTGACCCCGTGAAGGGCCGTTCCGACGCACGGAATTCCGCTCCGTGGT includes these proteins:
- a CDS encoding NAD(P)/FAD-dependent oxidoreductase, which codes for MKPYYDVVIMGGGPGGSTLAALLMKQGGLSVAVLEKEHFPREHIGESFAHPLIPVLEESGALNKVLASDCWVKKFGGIFQWRGEDPHVAYFDHVNTVRDGVHRWAMHVNRSEFDKILLDHAADVGAEVFEGASVTKCDLLPDGTGREVTLKDGRTVRAGWFVDASGRRNSIVTNKKRDWLSGYRNIAIWQHYLGGKTTQSLPGDWNIFRDKDISPIGCFAFRDGWAWYIPVPKIIDGERVVTHSIGIVTDPAILKRPDCDFTDPELFLRTVKEVPKLRELIQDVRAVDPDRMLTATNYSMINDRFANLDERWVLLGDASYFVDPLFSSGVAFATNQAVATATLLGQTASGDVPEQDVRGMWRDYDSEWHGMAATFALSIDQWYYAIGSDNPDSVYWNSRGKAGSLGLTTDQTFHALLNTAFTPDLLQVLSDGEGVEGLDIDGPFMTAYAEANSLNLGPGATVKLAAGVTVTSGLGLDVPGFKAAVPPIPELMSEEEQKAAAKYWSDPVRYADITPSSLGRTLPCHRFFFQDDPDGPQVRGIDTWDGAAEIAKRLNNGPVGWQELIGSLDNAGQRFVRRLLHAGMLDLGGAGVAA